The following coding sequences are from one Diospyros lotus cultivar Yz01 chromosome 7, ASM1463336v1, whole genome shotgun sequence window:
- the LOC127806978 gene encoding uncharacterized protein LOC127806978 isoform X3 → MFVYASHGNPPSSTNAKPSQEENTAIIRIVWPQTNIPTFKIISSDCLQKVRIGEQISLVRMKVPWPLSAREVVVHFFEFEYFQDDLIVVLLNSISDLESIDRSTHGFSKDGIPDAQDVVRIDVVGGFALQKVTADRSYFRTIANFDMKLDFVPPSFINFVSRQLIGSGFRLYKKEVASVSRGDEDFGKALKDQLYNRIREILYSDNKQKRALELGDTKNDVETFHEEHVLEVLSDHHATETFPEDAVVEYDHHATGTFSEDAVVEDHIAIIEIEEIAEEDIEQSGHLEEGGKQISNRTTTQIEEKPCVNNKIIGVSPQVKQALETLDKVISICREYRLGPQTRSPEFTHKGSFDVGKNREKELRSLGNGQICASDQACVDALKNETVERALHEPRNSSSSHCSRRMGSNSCSRETCHNKIAPASPEENLLHASETHQQTASYYSTHATTERTIVGGTGFDDKLANVDANAICKDGTKTGKHKKPKFCCFHCFLGH, encoded by the exons ATGTTT GTTTATGCATCTCATGGGAATCCACCCTCTTCAACAAATG CCAAGCCATCACAGGAAGAAAATACAGCAATAATTAGGATTGT GTGGCCGCAGACTAACATACcaacattcaaaattatatcTTCTGATTGTCTGCAGAAGGTTCGAATTGGCGAACAGATATCTTTAGTGAG GATGAAGGTTCCATGGCCATTATCAGCAAGAGAGGTTGTTGTGCACTTCTTTGAGTTTGAATACTTTCAAGATGATCTTATTGTTGTGCTTCTGAACTCG ATATCTGACTTAGAGAGCATTGACAGAAGTACTCATGGGTTCTCCAAAGATGGAATACCTGATGCACAAGATGTAGTGAGGATTGATGTGGTGGGAGGGTTTGCATTGCAGAAAGTGACTGCAGACAGAAGCTACTTTAG GACAATAGCAAATTTTGATATGAAGCTGGATTTCGTTCCTCCATCATTCATTAATTTTGTCTCAAGGCAGCTCATTGGCAGTGGTTTCAGGCTCTATAAAAAG GAAGTTGCTTCTGTGTCTAGAGGTGATGAAGACTTTGGGAAGGCCCTGAAGGACCAGCTATATAATCGAATAAGGGAAATTCTTTATTCTGATAATAAGCAGAAGAGAGCTCTAGAACTAGGAGACACCAAGAATGATGTCGAGACTTTTCATGAAGAACATGTTCTGGAGGTTCTCAGTGATCACCATGCAACTGAAACTTTTCCAGAGGATGCGGTAGTTGAATATGATCACCATGCAACTGGAACTTTTTCAGAGGATGCGGTAGTTGAAGATCACATAGCCATTATTGAGATTGAGGAGATTGCAGAAGAAGATATTGAACAAAGTGGACACTTGGAGGAGGGTGGTAAGCAAATCAGTAACCGAACGACCACTCAAATTGAAGAAAAGCCATGtgtcaataataaaataattggtGTCAGCCCTCAGGTGAAACAAGCTCTAGAAACATTAGACAAAGTCATTTCCATCTGTCGGGAATACAGATTGGGTCCTCAAACACGTTCTCCTGAATTCACTCACAAAGGATCATTTGATGTGGGAAAGAATAGAGAAAAAGAGCTGAGGTCTTTAGGAAATGGTCAAATATGTGCAAGTGATCAGGCTTGTGTCGATGCGTTGAAAAATGAAACAGTGGAGAGAGCCTTGCATGAGCCTAGGAACAGTTCCAGCAGTCATTGCTCCAG GCGCATGGGGTCAAATTCTTGCTCAAGAGAGACATGCCATAACAAGATAGCACCTGCATCACCCGAAGAAAATCTGTTACATGCAAGTGAGACTCATCAACAGACTGCTTCTTATTACTCTACTCACGCAACAACCGAAAGAACGATTGTGGGTGGAACTGGATTCGATGATAAGCTGGCAAATGTTGATGCAAATGCTATCTGCAAAGATGGCACGAAGACAGGGAAGCATAAAAAGCCGAAGTTCTGTTGCTTTCATTGTTTTCTGGGTCATTGA
- the LOC127806978 gene encoding uncharacterized protein LOC127806978 isoform X2, with translation MERKSNISHYRGRLDKTLTSYDLENEEGLKVLVKKQILQSSHCEIEEYLENIVERRTKDVINFLQMLKSASANDYEVSKSRETPRSGWKLKQDTEDYRVMYRQGPQGTPFHTLLVEGYVDGPLDVCLCISWESTLFNKWWPQTNIPTFKIISSDCLQKVRIGEQISLVRMKVPWPLSAREVVVHFFEFEYFQDDLIVVLLNSISDLESIDRSTHGFSKDGIPDAQDVVRIDVVGGFALQKVTADRSYFRTIANFDMKLDFVPPSFINFVSRQLIGSGFRLYKKEVASVSRGDEDFGKALKDQLYNRIREILYSDNKQKRALELGDTKNDVETFHEEHVLEVLSDHHATETFPEDAVVEYDHHATGTFSEDAVVEDHIAIIEIEEIAEEDIEQSGHLEEGGKQISNRTTTQIEEKPCVNNKIIGVSPQVKQALETLDKVISICREYRLGPQTRSPEFTHKGSFDVGKNREKELRSLGNGQICASDQACVDALKNETVERALHEPRNSSSSHCSSLFQAHGVKFLLKRDMP, from the exons ATGGAGAGGAAAAGTAACATCTCTCATTACCGGGGAAGGCTGGACAAAACATTGACATCTTATGATCTCGAGAATGAGGAAGGACTTAAGGTTCTTGTGAAAAAACAAATTCTACAGTCATCACATTGTGAAATTGAAG AATATCTCGAGAACATAGTAGAGAGGAGAACTAAAGATGTGATCAATTTTCTCCAAATGTTGAAAAGTGCTTCAGCAAATGATTATGAAGTATCCAAAAGTAGAGAGACGCCTCGCAGTGGTTGGAAA TTAAAGCAGGATACTGAAGATTACCGTGTGATGTATCGACAAGGACCACAAGGAACTCCCTTCCATACGTTACTTGTTGAAGGCTATGTAGATGGTCCTCTAGATGTTT GTTTATGCATCTCATGGGAATCCACCCTCTTCAACAAATG GTGGCCGCAGACTAACATACcaacattcaaaattatatcTTCTGATTGTCTGCAGAAGGTTCGAATTGGCGAACAGATATCTTTAGTGAG GATGAAGGTTCCATGGCCATTATCAGCAAGAGAGGTTGTTGTGCACTTCTTTGAGTTTGAATACTTTCAAGATGATCTTATTGTTGTGCTTCTGAACTCG ATATCTGACTTAGAGAGCATTGACAGAAGTACTCATGGGTTCTCCAAAGATGGAATACCTGATGCACAAGATGTAGTGAGGATTGATGTGGTGGGAGGGTTTGCATTGCAGAAAGTGACTGCAGACAGAAGCTACTTTAG GACAATAGCAAATTTTGATATGAAGCTGGATTTCGTTCCTCCATCATTCATTAATTTTGTCTCAAGGCAGCTCATTGGCAGTGGTTTCAGGCTCTATAAAAAG GAAGTTGCTTCTGTGTCTAGAGGTGATGAAGACTTTGGGAAGGCCCTGAAGGACCAGCTATATAATCGAATAAGGGAAATTCTTTATTCTGATAATAAGCAGAAGAGAGCTCTAGAACTAGGAGACACCAAGAATGATGTCGAGACTTTTCATGAAGAACATGTTCTGGAGGTTCTCAGTGATCACCATGCAACTGAAACTTTTCCAGAGGATGCGGTAGTTGAATATGATCACCATGCAACTGGAACTTTTTCAGAGGATGCGGTAGTTGAAGATCACATAGCCATTATTGAGATTGAGGAGATTGCAGAAGAAGATATTGAACAAAGTGGACACTTGGAGGAGGGTGGTAAGCAAATCAGTAACCGAACGACCACTCAAATTGAAGAAAAGCCATGtgtcaataataaaataattggtGTCAGCCCTCAGGTGAAACAAGCTCTAGAAACATTAGACAAAGTCATTTCCATCTGTCGGGAATACAGATTGGGTCCTCAAACACGTTCTCCTGAATTCACTCACAAAGGATCATTTGATGTGGGAAAGAATAGAGAAAAAGAGCTGAGGTCTTTAGGAAATGGTCAAATATGTGCAAGTGATCAGGCTTGTGTCGATGCGTTGAAAAATGAAACAGTGGAGAGAGCCTTGCATGAGCCTAGGAACAGTTCCAGCAGTCATTGCTCCAG CTTGTTTCAGGCGCATGGGGTCAAATTCTTGCTCAAGAGAGACATGCCATAA
- the LOC127806978 gene encoding uncharacterized protein LOC127806978 isoform X1 yields the protein MERKSNISHYRGRLDKTLTSYDLENEEGLKVLVKKQILQSSHCEIEEYLENIVERRTKDVINFLQMLKSASANDYEVSKSRETPRSGWKLKQDTEDYRVMYRQGPQGTPFHTLLVEGYVDGPLDVCLCISWESTLFNKWWPQTNIPTFKIISSDCLQKVRIGEQISLVRMKVPWPLSAREVVVHFFEFEYFQDDLIVVLLNSISDLESIDRSTHGFSKDGIPDAQDVVRIDVVGGFALQKVTADRSYFRTIANFDMKLDFVPPSFINFVSRQLIGSGFRLYKKEVASVSRGDEDFGKALKDQLYNRIREILYSDNKQKRALELGDTKNDVETFHEEHVLEVLSDHHATETFPEDAVVEYDHHATGTFSEDAVVEDHIAIIEIEEIAEEDIEQSGHLEEGGKQISNRTTTQIEEKPCVNNKIIGVSPQVKQALETLDKVISICREYRLGPQTRSPEFTHKGSFDVGKNREKELRSLGNGQICASDQACVDALKNETVERALHEPRNSSSSHCSRRMGSNSCSRETCHNKIAPASPEENLLHASETHQQTASYYSTHATTERTIVGGTGFDDKLANVDANAICKDGTKTGKHKKPKFCCFHCFLGH from the exons ATGGAGAGGAAAAGTAACATCTCTCATTACCGGGGAAGGCTGGACAAAACATTGACATCTTATGATCTCGAGAATGAGGAAGGACTTAAGGTTCTTGTGAAAAAACAAATTCTACAGTCATCACATTGTGAAATTGAAG AATATCTCGAGAACATAGTAGAGAGGAGAACTAAAGATGTGATCAATTTTCTCCAAATGTTGAAAAGTGCTTCAGCAAATGATTATGAAGTATCCAAAAGTAGAGAGACGCCTCGCAGTGGTTGGAAA TTAAAGCAGGATACTGAAGATTACCGTGTGATGTATCGACAAGGACCACAAGGAACTCCCTTCCATACGTTACTTGTTGAAGGCTATGTAGATGGTCCTCTAGATGTTT GTTTATGCATCTCATGGGAATCCACCCTCTTCAACAAATG GTGGCCGCAGACTAACATACcaacattcaaaattatatcTTCTGATTGTCTGCAGAAGGTTCGAATTGGCGAACAGATATCTTTAGTGAG GATGAAGGTTCCATGGCCATTATCAGCAAGAGAGGTTGTTGTGCACTTCTTTGAGTTTGAATACTTTCAAGATGATCTTATTGTTGTGCTTCTGAACTCG ATATCTGACTTAGAGAGCATTGACAGAAGTACTCATGGGTTCTCCAAAGATGGAATACCTGATGCACAAGATGTAGTGAGGATTGATGTGGTGGGAGGGTTTGCATTGCAGAAAGTGACTGCAGACAGAAGCTACTTTAG GACAATAGCAAATTTTGATATGAAGCTGGATTTCGTTCCTCCATCATTCATTAATTTTGTCTCAAGGCAGCTCATTGGCAGTGGTTTCAGGCTCTATAAAAAG GAAGTTGCTTCTGTGTCTAGAGGTGATGAAGACTTTGGGAAGGCCCTGAAGGACCAGCTATATAATCGAATAAGGGAAATTCTTTATTCTGATAATAAGCAGAAGAGAGCTCTAGAACTAGGAGACACCAAGAATGATGTCGAGACTTTTCATGAAGAACATGTTCTGGAGGTTCTCAGTGATCACCATGCAACTGAAACTTTTCCAGAGGATGCGGTAGTTGAATATGATCACCATGCAACTGGAACTTTTTCAGAGGATGCGGTAGTTGAAGATCACATAGCCATTATTGAGATTGAGGAGATTGCAGAAGAAGATATTGAACAAAGTGGACACTTGGAGGAGGGTGGTAAGCAAATCAGTAACCGAACGACCACTCAAATTGAAGAAAAGCCATGtgtcaataataaaataattggtGTCAGCCCTCAGGTGAAACAAGCTCTAGAAACATTAGACAAAGTCATTTCCATCTGTCGGGAATACAGATTGGGTCCTCAAACACGTTCTCCTGAATTCACTCACAAAGGATCATTTGATGTGGGAAAGAATAGAGAAAAAGAGCTGAGGTCTTTAGGAAATGGTCAAATATGTGCAAGTGATCAGGCTTGTGTCGATGCGTTGAAAAATGAAACAGTGGAGAGAGCCTTGCATGAGCCTAGGAACAGTTCCAGCAGTCATTGCTCCAG GCGCATGGGGTCAAATTCTTGCTCAAGAGAGACATGCCATAACAAGATAGCACCTGCATCACCCGAAGAAAATCTGTTACATGCAAGTGAGACTCATCAACAGACTGCTTCTTATTACTCTACTCACGCAACAACCGAAAGAACGATTGTGGGTGGAACTGGATTCGATGATAAGCTGGCAAATGTTGATGCAAATGCTATCTGCAAAGATGGCACGAAGACAGGGAAGCATAAAAAGCCGAAGTTCTGTTGCTTTCATTGTTTTCTGGGTCATTGA